AGGGAAACAACGTCATGCCGAGCTCCGTGGAGGCAGCTCGCGTGCTGAGGTTGAATAGTAGCTGTCATCCTGAGGCGCTAGCCGAAGGACCTTCTCACGGTGGAACGATGCGCCTAGGTCTATGAACCTCACAGGACCCCATGGGGTACCGCGCCCTCTTTGAAAGTGGGAAAGCGTATGCTATCCGGCATCAGCACGCGGGATGCCGCGGCCAGCCCGGCATTACACGACCTAGGGAAAGTCGTTCTCACATGGATAAGGTCCTTGACTACGTCGACCTTCGGTTCGGCTAGCGCCTCAGGATGACAGACCAAACAACATCCTCTCAACTACTTACTGCTGAAACTCCCAGGCGGTGCGGTAGGCGCCCAGGTCCTCCACGTAGTTCACGAACTCGCGGTAGAAGGCGTTGCTGCTCAGCGTGGCCGAGTCGCCGATCATCAGCAGCTTGCGGCGGGCGCGCGTCATGCCCACGTTCATGCGGCGGATATCAGCCAGGAAACCGATGTCGTTGGCGGCGTTGGAGCGCGTGAGCGTAATGGCAATGATGTCGCGCTCCTGGCCCTGGAAGGAGTCGACGGTACCGATGCTGAGCTGGCGCTTCAGCAGCAGCTCGTTCAGTTCGGGCATGTCCTCCACGCGGTCTTTCAGGTAGTTGATTTGGGCGCGGTAGGGAGCAATTACGCCGATGCTCAGCGGGTGCTGCTCGTGGTCGGCCTGGTGGTAGTCCTGCAGCAGCTCCGCGAGGCGGCGCAGCAGCAAATCGGCTTCCTCGGGGTTGGCTACCGAAGGCGAATCCTGCAGGCCCATTTCCTCAAATCCGCAGCCGGCGGTATCGATAAACTCCACGGCCCAGCCGGGCTCAAAGCGCGTGTCGTAGTCGTGCAGGTCGGCGGCGCGCACGCGCTCATCGGCCTGCAGCTTGCCGCCGTAAAATTGGTCCGACGAAAACTGCATGATGTTCTCGTGCATGCGGTATTGCACCTGCAGCATGCGGGCCGTGTCGGGCTGGCGCGTAATGCACTTCTCGAACAGCGTTTCGCGCAAGCCTTGGGCCGCGGCTTTCTCGCTCTTCACGGTAGGCGGCAGCTGGCAATGGTCGCCGGCCAGCACCACGCGCTCGGCTTTGGTAATAGGTATCCAGCAGCCCGGCTCCAGCGCCTGCGCCGCTTCGTCGATAAACACGGTTTCGTACACCAGGTGGCGAATGGCGCGGTTGGCGGCGCCAACCAGCGTGCAGGTGATTACCTGCACTTTCTCCAGCAGGTCTTCGGTGATGTACTTCTCAAGCTGATCCGACTCCTGCAGCAATTGGTGCGCTTGCTCTTTCAGAGCCTGCCGCTGCTGACGCTCCTCCCAACCGTAGTTGCGCTTGTATTGGCCGGCCATTTGGCGGTACTGCTCGGCCGTTTGGCGCAGGCTGCGCAGCTCGCCGTAGTGCTTGTGCGTCATCACCTGGGCATCGAGCGTGTGCTCGAGCAACAAGTCTGACACGCGCGAGGGGTTGCCCATCCGGATAACGTTCACGCCGCGCTCGGCCAGCTTTTCAGTCAACAAATCCACAGCCGTGTTGCTGGGCGCGCACACCAGCACGCGCCGCTCGCGGCGGATGGTTTCCAGAATTGCCTGCACCAGGGTGGTGGTTTTGCCGGTGCCGGGCGGGCCGTGAATAATGGCGACATCCTTAGCTGCCAGCACGTGCTGCACGGCGGCCGTTTGGGAGGCGTTCAGCGGGTTAGGGTAGTAGAGCTTCTCGGTTTCTTCGGCCGACTTATACTCGGCGGGCCGGTGGCCCAGGAGCGTGTCGCGCAAATCGGCGAGGCGCCCGAAGGCGCCCTGCACCTTTTGCAGGGCCAGCTCCATTTCGCGGTAGCTCACCTCGTCGAAGGTCAGATCGAGGCCCAGCTTGCCCTCGTCGATCCAGTCGGGGAGGTCCTCCTTGTTGGTTGCCAGCGTGATTTTGTTGCGGCGCACGCTCGTCACCACGCCTTGCAGCGTGGGCTTATCGGAGCCGGCGCGGCCGGGTATGTTGCCGAACAAGGCCGCGTTTTTGCCCACCTGAAACAGGTGCAGCTGCTGGCTCTGGCCGGCCGGGCGCTCCAGCTCGAGCACCAGCTTGCCGCCGAAGCCAATGTCTTCTTTGGTGATTTTGATGGGGTACCACGTCAGGCCGCGGTGTTGCCGCTCCGCAATCGTACTCTTCGCGTTACGAATGCGGTATTGCTCGAGGTCCTCTTGTTGCTCTACGCGCAGCAGGCCCTGTACGCGGCGCAGCTCTTCGTAAACGGACTCGGTGGGGGTGTGGGTAGCTTCAGCCAAGCTTTCGGAATGCAATAAGTGTAAACCGTATCAACAAACGTTGAACGGCAAACGTGCGGCCGAAGGTCGGGCAGAAATTTGGAACGCGCGGCCTAGGTAGGCTTCATCCACGCCCCCGGCAGCAGCAACCTAGGGTTGCGCCACCTGCGCAACATCGCGGCCCTGAATGGCCGCGGCCATGAGCTCCGGAAACTTATCGGGCGTGCAGGCAAAACTGGGAATACCTAGGGCCGCGAGCTTTTCGGCCACGGTACGATCGAACGAAGGAGCCCCTTCATCGCTCAGGCCCAGCAACACCACAAACGTAACGCCAGCCGCTTTCAAGGCGGCGGCCCGCTTCAGCAGCTCGTTGGGGCTACCGCCTTCGTACAAGTCGCTGATGAGAACCAGAATGGTGTCGGTGGGGCGGGTAATAAGCTGCTGGCAATAGGTGAGGGCTAGGTTGATGTCGGTGCCGCCGCCCAGTTGAATGCCGAAGATCAAATCCACGGGGTCTTTCAGGTTCTGGGTGAGGTCGGCCACAGCCGTATCGAACACCACCATGTGGGTGCGCACCGCTCGCATCGAGGCCAGCACCGCCCCAAACACCCCCGCATACACCACCGAGGAGGCCATGGAGCCGCTTTGGTCAACGCAGAGCACGATTTCTTTGAGCGCCTGCCCGCGCCGCCCGTAGCCAATCAGTTTCTCCGGCACGATGGTGCTGAGTGTGGGCTGGTAGTGCTTCAGGTTGGCCCGAATGGTAGCCGCCCAGTTAATCTCGCGGTAGCGCGGACGCGGGTTGCGCACGGCGCGGCTTAATGCACCTTGCACAGCCTGGCGCAGCGGATTGGCCAGCCGTTGTTCCAAATCGTGCACCACGCGCTGCACAACTTCGCGGGCGGTGTGTTTCGCCTTCGCGGGCATCACGCGGCTCAGCGACATGAGCATGCCCACCAGGTGCACATCGGGCTGCACGGTGCGCAGCACCTCGGGCTCGAGCAGGAGCTGCTGCAGACCTAGGCGGTTCATGGCGTCTTTCTGTATACGGCCACCACCGACGATGGAAAGTACTGCCGGATGTCGCCCAACCAACGCGTTACCCGCGGCGACGACGCCCCCAACCCACCTTTGCGCTCGGCGGGCTTGCTGTCGTACAGCGCCGTGAGCACATCATCCATGCGGCCGTAGTCGGGCGAGAGGGGAATCTCGTTGCTGGCATCTGCCGACGAGCCAAGCACAAGCTTCCAGCGGACAGCGTTGCTCATGAAATGGTGAAGTTGCTTGTGTTCAGGTTATTACCCTAGGTGCGCTTGGCGGCCGTAAGGGCTATCGGCGCGGTAGCGGCGCTCAAATTCCGCGCGGGTGCAAATGGACTTTACATCCGTTACGCGGTCAATAGCCAGTATTCCGTCGAGGTGGTCGATTTCGTGTTGGAGCAGCTCGGCCAGGTCGTCTTTCAGCCCTGCGCGGGTTTCGTGCCAGCTGCCACCTAGGTCTTGGTAGCGCACCGTTATCCATTGGTGCCGCTCTACCTGCATAAAAATCGAGAGGAACGACAGGCAGGCATCCCACACCACCATGGTTTCGGGGCTGCGCTCCACAACGGTGGGGTTGATGAGCGGCCACACCGGCTTGCCCGGCAGCCGCAGCACCACTATGCGCTGCAACACACCAATTTGCGGAGCGGCAATGGCCCGGCCGTAACCGGTGGTTTCGCGCCAGTGCGCAACGGTGTCGGTGAGGTCGGTAACCACTTGGGCCACGGCTGGTACGGTTGCGTCGGCTACGGGCTCGGCTACTTCGCGCAGCAGGGGGTTGCCAAGCTGCAGAATTTCGCGAATCGGCATACAGGGCGTGGGTTATTGATGTTTGACGGCTTGCACCATCTGGCGCAGGTCGGCGGCCGAGTACACCCGACCGCGCACCACCACCGTTTGGATCTGGCGTAGGCTGGAAATGTTTTCCAGCGGGTTCTTATTCAGCAACACCACATCGGCTTCTTTGCCGGGCTTGATGCTGCCCGAGCGTTGATCGGCCTTCAGAAATTTAGCCCCGTTGATGGTGGCAGCTTGCAGTGCCTGGGCAGGCGTGAGCCCGGCTTGCACCATCAGCTCCAGCTCGCCCAGCAAGGAGGCGCCCGGGTACACGTAGGAGTTGAAGGGGCCGCTATCGGAGCCGGCGAGCAGCGTAACGCCCGCAGCCTGCATTTGCGGCACCATGCTCATGAACTTCGCGCCGAGCTGCTTATTGAAGGCCCGCGTAGCAGCCGATTGTGCCCGGGCGCTGGCAATGCGGCGGGCGTACGTACGCTGAATCTTTGGATCGATGTAGGCCAGTAGGGTGTCGCGCGCGTGGTCGGTTTCGGGCAGCTCCGTCAGTACTTTCTGGATGTGCAGGGTAGGCACCACGGCTGTGCGGTGCTTGGCCAGCATGCGGTAGGTGCTAGCGGCCGTGGCGGCGTCGTAGGTTTTGTATACGGTGGGCAGCACGGCAAACAGGCCCAAGGGCCTGCTCGTGCGCAGGCTGCTTTGCACCGCCGTGGTAATGCTGTCTTCCTTCGAGGAGCAAGCCTTGAACACGTAGTACAGGTGCTCCGAGGCATCGAGCCCGCGCTCCATGGCTTCGCGCAGCGTTACGGTGTAAGGCATGTGGCCGGTGGTGGTCATGCCCCGCTTTTCGGCGGCCGTAATGGCGCCCAGGAACGCCTCGCGCGAAACGGTGCTCTCGTAGAGCTTCACGTAGTCGACCTTCAGCTTCTGCAACGAGTCCAGTGCCTTGTTGATCTGTTCGGGCGTTTCTATCACCAACGAGCCCGGCCAGGTTGGGTACGGCCCGTCGAGCTTCGGGCCCGAGGTGAAAATGCGTGGCCCTGCCAGCCGGCCCGTCTGCATTTCCTGCCGCCAGCTGTAGATGGCGGGCGTAAGGTCGCCGCCGGCATCGCGCACGGTGGTGATGCCGTGGGCCAGGTACAAGGGCAGCAAGTTGCGGTTGGCTGCGGTAAGCGAGTCGCCGCCCCGGAAGTGCACGTGCATGTCCCAGAGGCCCGGAATGAGGTACTTGCCCTGTGCATCAATGGTTTGCTTGGCTGCGGCTGTTTGCGCGCCCGAGTTGCCGAGCCGCCGTATCAGCCCTTCGGAAATGGCCAGCGTTTGGTTGGGCAGAATACGGCCTTTCTCCACATCAACCACATTGGCGTGCGTAATGAGTAGGTCGTACGGCTGTTGGGGCTGCTGACCGGCACAGCCACCTAGGAGCAAGCCCAACGAACTGGCAAGCAGGGCAGATGAAAGCTTCATTGGGGCGGAAGCAAGAGCTTGGAAGAGGCAGGAAGTTAGCACAGAATCAAAGCAGCTGGAGGCGTGAAGGTGCTTTTAAGGCTTAGCTGCTGGGGTGCCGGGGTAAAGAGGCTTTGGTATCGTGTGGCGAAGCTTTCTGAATTTAATGCCTGCTACTTAGGTCAGCAGTTCGCGCAGGACTGGCAGCACGCGCATACCGCGCTCAAGATCTAAGTCGGCATCTTGGGGCGTTTTAGCGGTTGGTCCGCCAACTGCTAAGGCCAATACTTGCTCGCGTTCGGGCTGGCTGAAGTCGGCAAAGGAGCGACGCAGCAGCGGTACAATTTCCTGGAACACCGTTTCATCAAGCCCCGAAAGCCACTCATCGAGCAAATCGAACAGCACGCGGTTATGAATGAGCAGCAGCCCGCTGCCGCGCAAAAAGCCTTCAATCCAGGCGGTGGCGTACTCGGTGGGTTGGGCAGCCGATAAGGCCAAGCCAAGGAGGGTAGCCGTAGCTTCGGGGGTTAGCTGTTGCGCATCGAACAGGAGGCGCGTGGTGGCACCGGCCAGCAAGCCGTTGCTGGCCGGCTGACGAGCAATATTGTGCAGGGCGGTGTACCAGTCGGTTTGTTGTGTTTCGTCGGGTAGCAGGCGAATCGCTTGGTGCGCTGCTTCGATGCGTTCCAAGAGCTGGCGGGCAGCGTCTTGGTCGAGGCCGGTGGTGGCCAGCGGCAGCGAAATGCACAGGCGGGGCACCAAATGATGTACCACTTGGGCAACCTGGGCGCTTTCGGTGCGGCGCACGTTGCCGTAGCGCAGCACGTTTACCAGCGGCGGCAAGGCGGCCAGCAAATGAGCTACGTCGCGGGTATCGGCGCTGAGGGTTTCGAGGCGCGTAACCATGGCCGGCACGGCAGGGCCTAGGTCGGCCTGCAGCGCTTCCTCCAGCAGTTGGCTGATTTGCCCTAGGTCGGTGGCCTGCTGGGCGCGGTGGTTGGCGGCCCCACTGGCGGCCAGCAGCACGGTGTTGCCCCAGCGGCCGGCTTCGAGCACCTGCAGCACCATTTCGGGCCGCCATTGCAGCTCCCACACTTCGTGAAAGGTGCCGCTTTTGCCCTCCACGCGCTGCGGTTTGCCCCACCGAATGCCCAGCAGCTGCAGCCGATGCAGCAAGTGGCTGCGCCCTAGGTCGAGGTCTTTGCGCAGGTCGAGGGCCAAGGTTTTGCGAGCGGCTTCGGGCTTCAGGCGTAAGGTTTTCTGCTGCTGCCCTAGGTCTTGCTGCAGCGGCGAGGCGGGCAGCTCCTCGGGTACTTCGCCCAGCGCTTCGCCAATTACCAGCTGCTGATGCACCAGTTGCAGCGCCTCGGCGTAGCCACCGCCGAAGATGCTTACGGCGGCTTCCTCCAGCTCTTCGATACCCGGCAAAGCCAGCCCGCGCACGGCAGCCAACGCCTCGGCCAGCCGCACGCCCTCAATGGCGTGGGCCGATGAGGCGTCTATTTGCTGTTGCCGGAGCAGGTGGGCCGCCCGCACCATCCAGTGCGTTACAACCCGCTCGTGCGGCTCCGTAAACAGCAGCTCGTACCAGGCCGGCGAGAGTACCCCCGCGCCGTAACCCGACTGCCGGGCCAGCCGATCGTACGTCCAGGGTACCCAGGTGGCTTCGGTCTTCACCTTACCTAGGCCTTTAAGCCGGGCTTTGTCGTCCTTGGCGTAGCGCGGCAGCTCCTCGGCGCGCAGCACCGGCGCGTGCCAGGCGCCGCACACCACCGCCACGCGCTGGTAACCCTGCTTGAGGGTATTGCGCAGGGTTTCGCGCATGTAGGCCTCGCGCAGCAACGTTTCCGCCGATTCGGGCTGGGCCAGCTCTTCCCGCAAAGCGCTCATCATCTGCAGCACCACTGCAAAGGCATCGGCGTGGCCGGCGGAATGCTCGATGCGGGCTTCCCACCAACGCTCCCCGTCGGTGTAGCCGTCGAGGCGGGCAAGGTGGGCAATGGGATCGAGGCGGAGGGGGGCCTCACCCCCCGGCCCCCTCTCCGAAAGAGAGGGGGAGCCAGACGGTTCGGTTTCGGTAGCTAATGTTGGGTCTTCGTTAACGTTATTGTCGGTTTCCGCCTCGGTTGGCGAGCCGGAGCCGGGCCTACCAGCTGATACGGGCAAAGCAAAGTGCAGCGTCATCGGCAAATCGAAGCAGCGCAGGTGAGCACCGTGTTGCTGGCACCACAGCGCCGCTTGCCACTCGGGCGAGAAATGGGCGAACGGCAGAAAAGTGGCCTGGGCGTGCTGCTTCGGGTTGTAAATGAGCAAAGCCACGGGCGGCTTTAGGCCAGGGTCGGCCGCCAATGCCATAGCTTGTTCGCCGTCGGCGGGGCATTCGAGCAGCACGACGTCGGGCTGAAAATCGTCCAGTGCCTTCAGCAGGCTGGCCGTGCTGCCTGGGCCGTGGTGGCGAATGCCGAATAGGCGGAGGTCGGTGGGCATACCTGGTAGTCTAGCCTATGGTACCAGCTGAAAAATCTGCCCATCCCAAATGCCTAAAGCACCGTTTCGGATCAGCAATACCAACTTGTTATCGGAAGTAAAATCCATCTTGCTGGCCTCGGTATGTTGTTTAGCTGGGCCTGGCCAGGTAGGAGACCAAACTAGTTGCCAGGCACTGGCCTTGCTAAGGTCTGTCGTTATGCTTCCCTTGAAAATGCCGTTTTGTGAGTAGTAGTAGCAGCGTTGCTCAGCCGCATTGTATGCAAGTGCCCGGATGTATTCGCCTTCCTCACTCCCGAATGTTACAGTTCGGTAGTTCTTATCCCCACTGCTATTGAATACATGCTGGGCCTGAAACCCATCTAAACGGGTGATACAACCAGACGAAGTACCGTGCGCAACTGCGCCGGACAAGTATACCTGAGAACCGACTTGACAAAAGGAATTGACGGGGCTCAAACAGGCCAGCGAATCCCGAAACGAAACAGGAATGAACGCCTGCTTCTGCGTGTCGAAAGCATACAGGTTACCTCCCCATTCGCCCTGGCCGAAACCCAGCCACAGAACATCGTTGCGGTCTAATAGCGTGGCATCGGGTACAGGCTGCCATTTGTAATATCGATTCAAACTCTCTTTTGGGGCAAAATACTTGTTGGTTGAAACGTTAAGGAGCCCGGTTTCGGTAGCAGCCCAAACCTGATGTAGTTTGTCAAGGGCCAAGAAAGTGGTCTTTGCTGGCAGCTGGCCTATTTGGTTAGCCTTTCCGTTGCTCGTGTTGAGCTGATATACCACCGAATTACAGACGGCAACCAACTCACCCGTTTTGGTGCTGTGAATGCTTGATATAGGGCCTTCTAAACCCGCTTTATATGGCCGTTCATTGCCCTTGGAAGTAAAGGACATAAGCAGCCCATCCACGTCCAGAGCCCAGATTGTACTGTCCAGCACCACAAAGTCTTTGTATGCTCCTGTATGCACAAGGGGCAGCTTAGACTTTTTGCGTCCTTGGCTTAGTGCACTTACACTCAGCAGCAGAAGGCTCAGCAGTAAGTAAATCCTCATTTCCTTTTCTACTCCACTACCTCGCGGCAGGCCCGGTACAAATCCTTCCACCCGTCGCGCTCCTTTACCACCGTTTCCAGGTACTCCAGCCACACCACGCGGTCCTGCACCGGGTCTTTCACCACAGCGCCGGTAAGGCTGGCGGCGAGGTCGGCGGCTTGCAGGGTACCGTCGCCGAAGTAGGCAGCCAGGGCCAAACCGCTGTTCAGCACCGAAATGGCCTCGCCGGTGCTCAGGGTGCCGCTGGGGCTTTTGAGCTTGGTTTTGCCGTTTTCCGTTACGCCCGAGCGTAGTTCGCGGAAGATGGTTACCAAGCGGCTGATCTGCTCCAGAGCCGCGGTGGTAGGTGGCAGTTGCAGCGCACGGCCGGTTTTTTCCACGCGCGAGTGCACAATCTGCACTTCCTCGGCTACGGAGGTGGGCAGGGGCAGCACCACGGTGTTGAAGCGGCGGCGCAGGGCGCTGCTCAGCTCGTTTACGCCTTTGTCGCGGTCGTTGGCGGTGGCTATTACGTTGAAGCCGCGGGTGGCTTGCACCTCGGTAGCCAGCTCGGGCACGGGCAGCACTTTTTCGGAGAGGACGGTGATGAGCGTATCTTGCACGTCGGAGGGGATGCGCGTGAGTTCTTCAACCCGCACCAGGGCGCCTTCTTGCATGCCTTTAAGCAGGGGCGAGGGCACCAGCGCGGCAGGCGAGGGGCCTTCGGCAATGAGGCGGGCGTAGTTCCAGGAGTAGCGAATGGCGTCTTCGGAGGTACCGGCCGTGCCTTGAATAAGCAGGTTGCTGTGCCCGCTGATGGCGGCTGTGAGGTGCTCGGAGACCCAGCTCTTGGCCGTGCCGGGCACGCCGAGCAGCAGCAGAGCGCGGTCGGTGGCGAGGGTGGCCACGGCAATTTCCATCAGGCGGCGCTGCCCAATGTACTTGGGCTCAATTTCGGAGCCGTTGTCGAGCGTGCCGCCGAGCAGGTACGTGACTACAGCCCAGGGCGAGAGTTGCCAACCGGGCGGCTTTGGTCGGTCGTCGATAGCGGCAAGCGCGGCAAGTTCTTCGGCGTACTGCACCTCGGCATGCGGGCGCAGAATATTATCAAGAGCAGGGGTGGAGGACATAGTTGGGAGGGAAGAACTAAAGCTACTGATTAGCGGATAAGGGTAGAAGGATGGAACCGTTGCTTTGGCATGCTGCACCTAGGGGTACTAATCCAGTCATCGAGTGGCGAAGGATGACTTTCAACGGTTATCAACCACCCCTAGCCCACGCCGCTCCAAGCGCGGAATTCATCTGAGGAGGGGAACTAGCTTGTAGCTTTAGCTACACCGATTGAAAAGGTGCGGTAAAAAGAGTAAGGTTCTGCTTAGCCTTCCGGGGCAGGAGGTTCGGTTAGCGTTTGAGATAGTTGCTGGCGAAACTGCAGGGTATCGAGCAGTTGGTTTATTTGGTTGTTTAGCAT
The sequence above is drawn from the Hymenobacter sp. YIM 151858-1 genome and encodes:
- a CDS encoding AAA domain-containing protein, producing MAEATHTPTESVYEELRRVQGLLRVEQQEDLEQYRIRNAKSTIAERQHRGLTWYPIKITKEDIGFGGKLVLELERPAGQSQQLHLFQVGKNAALFGNIPGRAGSDKPTLQGVVTSVRRNKITLATNKEDLPDWIDEGKLGLDLTFDEVSYREMELALQKVQGAFGRLADLRDTLLGHRPAEYKSAEETEKLYYPNPLNASQTAAVQHVLAAKDVAIIHGPPGTGKTTTLVQAILETIRRERRVLVCAPSNTAVDLLTEKLAERGVNVIRMGNPSRVSDLLLEHTLDAQVMTHKHYGELRSLRQTAEQYRQMAGQYKRNYGWEERQQRQALKEQAHQLLQESDQLEKYITEDLLEKVQVITCTLVGAANRAIRHLVYETVFIDEAAQALEPGCWIPITKAERVVLAGDHCQLPPTVKSEKAAAQGLRETLFEKCITRQPDTARMLQVQYRMHENIMQFSSDQFYGGKLQADERVRAADLHDYDTRFEPGWAVEFIDTAGCGFEEMGLQDSPSVANPEEADLLLRRLAELLQDYHQADHEQHPLSIGVIAPYRAQINYLKDRVEDMPELNELLLKRQLSIGTVDSFQGQERDIIAITLTRSNAANDIGFLADIRRMNVGMTRARRKLLMIGDSATLSSNAFYREFVNYVEDLGAYRTAWEFQQ
- a CDS encoding VWA domain-containing protein, encoding MNRLGLQQLLLEPEVLRTVQPDVHLVGMLMSLSRVMPAKAKHTAREVVQRVVHDLEQRLANPLRQAVQGALSRAVRNPRPRYREINWAATIRANLKHYQPTLSTIVPEKLIGYGRRGQALKEIVLCVDQSGSMASSVVYAGVFGAVLASMRAVRTHMVVFDTAVADLTQNLKDPVDLIFGIQLGGGTDINLALTYCQQLITRPTDTILVLISDLYEGGSPNELLKRAAALKAAGVTFVVLLGLSDEGAPSFDRTVAEKLAALGIPSFACTPDKFPELMAAAIQGRDVAQVAQP
- a CDS encoding peptide deformylase, with the protein product MPIREILQLGNPLLREVAEPVADATVPAVAQVVTDLTDTVAHWRETTGYGRAIAAPQIGVLQRIVVLRLPGKPVWPLINPTVVERSPETMVVWDACLSFLSIFMQVERHQWITVRYQDLGGSWHETRAGLKDDLAELLQHEIDHLDGILAIDRVTDVKSICTRAEFERRYRADSPYGRQAHLG
- a CDS encoding amidohydrolase family protein encodes the protein MKLSSALLASSLGLLLGGCAGQQPQQPYDLLITHANVVDVEKGRILPNQTLAISEGLIRRLGNSGAQTAAAKQTIDAQGKYLIPGLWDMHVHFRGGDSLTAANRNLLPLYLAHGITTVRDAGGDLTPAIYSWRQEMQTGRLAGPRIFTSGPKLDGPYPTWPGSLVIETPEQINKALDSLQKLKVDYVKLYESTVSREAFLGAITAAEKRGMTTTGHMPYTVTLREAMERGLDASEHLYYVFKACSSKEDSITTAVQSSLRTSRPLGLFAVLPTVYKTYDAATAASTYRMLAKHRTAVVPTLHIQKVLTELPETDHARDTLLAYIDPKIQRTYARRIASARAQSAATRAFNKQLGAKFMSMVPQMQAAGVTLLAGSDSGPFNSYVYPGASLLGELELMVQAGLTPAQALQAATINGAKFLKADQRSGSIKPGKEADVVLLNKNPLENISSLRQIQTVVVRGRVYSAADLRQMVQAVKHQ
- a CDS encoding DUF5682 family protein — its product is MPTDLRLFGIRHHGPGSTASLLKALDDFQPDVVLLECPADGEQAMALAADPGLKPPVALLIYNPKQHAQATFLPFAHFSPEWQAALWCQQHGAHLRCFDLPMTLHFALPVSAGRPGSGSPTEAETDNNVNEDPTLATETEPSGSPSLSERGPGGEAPLRLDPIAHLARLDGYTDGERWWEARIEHSAGHADAFAVVLQMMSALREELAQPESAETLLREAYMRETLRNTLKQGYQRVAVVCGAWHAPVLRAEELPRYAKDDKARLKGLGKVKTEATWVPWTYDRLARQSGYGAGVLSPAWYELLFTEPHERVVTHWMVRAAHLLRQQQIDASSAHAIEGVRLAEALAAVRGLALPGIEELEEAAVSIFGGGYAEALQLVHQQLVIGEALGEVPEELPASPLQQDLGQQQKTLRLKPEAARKTLALDLRKDLDLGRSHLLHRLQLLGIRWGKPQRVEGKSGTFHEVWELQWRPEMVLQVLEAGRWGNTVLLAASGAANHRAQQATDLGQISQLLEEALQADLGPAVPAMVTRLETLSADTRDVAHLLAALPPLVNVLRYGNVRRTESAQVAQVVHHLVPRLCISLPLATTGLDQDAARQLLERIEAAHQAIRLLPDETQQTDWYTALHNIARQPASNGLLAGATTRLLFDAQQLTPEATATLLGLALSAAQPTEYATAWIEGFLRGSGLLLIHNRVLFDLLDEWLSGLDETVFQEIVPLLRRSFADFSQPEREQVLALAVGGPTAKTPQDADLDLERGMRVLPVLRELLT
- a CDS encoding ATP-binding protein, with amino-acid sequence MSSTPALDNILRPHAEVQYAEELAALAAIDDRPKPPGWQLSPWAVVTYLLGGTLDNGSEIEPKYIGQRRLMEIAVATLATDRALLLLGVPGTAKSWVSEHLTAAISGHSNLLIQGTAGTSEDAIRYSWNYARLIAEGPSPAALVPSPLLKGMQEGALVRVEELTRIPSDVQDTLITVLSEKVLPVPELATEVQATRGFNVIATANDRDKGVNELSSALRRRFNTVVLPLPTSVAEEVQIVHSRVEKTGRALQLPPTTAALEQISRLVTIFRELRSGVTENGKTKLKSPSGTLSTGEAISVLNSGLALAAYFGDGTLQAADLAASLTGAVVKDPVQDRVVWLEYLETVVKERDGWKDLYRACREVVE